The Nitrospiria bacterium genome includes a window with the following:
- a CDS encoding thiolase family protein, whose translation MQETLIVSAVRTPIGSFNGVLSSVSATVLGSKVIAEALQRAHVRAEEVDEVIMGNVLSAGLGQAPARQAAIGAGLPHSVGAVTINKVCGSGLKAVIMASQAIRAGDADIIVAGGMESMNNAPYLLEKARWGFRMGDGQIVDSMIRDGLWDVYHNFHMGSAAELCARQYKISREEADQYAISSFKKALEAQGTGAFKEELVPVWVERRKLSSDVIEDEGPSKFNSSKMVNLKPIFKKNGIITAANASPISDGASALTIMSEQKAKEINVSPLARIVGYASHAHEPKWFTTAPVMAIRKLLQKTKHTISDVDLFEINEAFSVVSLVANRELNLPPEKVNVRGGAIALGHPIGASGARILTTLVHSLVSLNQKRGVACLCIGGGEAIAIMLERE comes from the coding sequence TTCAACGGGCTCACGTTCGGGCGGAAGAAGTGGACGAAGTGATTATGGGAAACGTCCTTTCTGCCGGCCTTGGCCAAGCCCCCGCCCGCCAGGCGGCCATTGGGGCGGGGCTCCCTCATTCAGTGGGTGCCGTTACCATAAACAAGGTCTGCGGTTCAGGGTTGAAAGCGGTAATAATGGCTTCCCAGGCGATCCGGGCGGGAGATGCAGATATCATTGTGGCGGGGGGAATGGAAAGTATGAATAACGCCCCTTATTTATTAGAAAAGGCCCGGTGGGGTTTTCGAATGGGAGATGGTCAGATTGTAGACAGTATGATTCGGGATGGCCTGTGGGATGTCTACCATAATTTTCATATGGGGTCCGCAGCGGAGCTTTGTGCCCGTCAATATAAAATATCCAGGGAAGAAGCGGATCAGTATGCCATTTCCAGTTTTAAAAAGGCCTTGGAGGCTCAGGGGACGGGGGCCTTTAAAGAGGAATTGGTTCCGGTTTGGGTTGAACGTAGAAAACTTTCCTCTGATGTCATCGAAGATGAAGGCCCCTCGAAGTTTAATTCCAGTAAAATGGTTAACCTTAAACCCATTTTTAAAAAAAATGGAATCATTACCGCGGCCAACGCTTCACCCATCAGTGACGGGGCTTCGGCTCTAACGATCATGTCAGAACAGAAAGCGAAAGAGATAAATGTCTCCCCCTTGGCACGGATTGTGGGGTATGCCTCTCATGCCCATGAGCCCAAGTGGTTTACCACAGCCCCTGTCATGGCCATTCGTAAACTCTTGCAAAAAACAAAACACACCATATCGGATGTAGATCTTTTTGAAATTAACGAGGCCTTTTCGGTTGTCTCATTGGTCGCCAATCGGGAATTAAATTTGCCCCCTGAAAAAGTAAATGTCCGAGGGGGAGCCATCGCATTGGGGCATCCCATCGGGGCAAGCGGGGCAAGAATTCTTACCACATTGGTTCATTCGCTTGTTTCCCTAAACCAAAAAAGAGGAGTGGCTTGCCTTTGTATCGGAGGTGGAGAAGCCATTGCCATAATGCTTGAGCGGGAATAG